In the Staphylococcus condimenti genome, one interval contains:
- a CDS encoding LCP family protein — translation MGTVPKVLLWAFGILVLLAVIAAIYLAVKIFAVGGNIHNPLDRNKSELRKEKVDLNKGEPFSIALFGVDSDAERKSANGGERSDSIMVLSINPDKKKTEIVSIPRDTQAEIVGRGTTEKINHAYAYGGPNMAVKSLEKLMDVPIDHYATIDMDGMHGMVDALGGVDVVSNSTFSTDGYNFVKGEKSHLDGDKALAFIRSRKEEGAGGDFGRQERQQLVLQGIANELTSVKSITNFNSVTNEIEKNVKTDLTLGELNTIRSKYKNANDNVRRHQLQGNGGIQDDGLYYFVPDESSLENMTELLKSNLDL, via the coding sequence ATGGGGACAGTTCCAAAGGTATTACTGTGGGCTTTCGGTATTTTAGTTTTATTAGCTGTTATTGCTGCTATTTACTTAGCAGTGAAAATTTTTGCAGTAGGGGGCAACATACATAACCCATTAGACAGAAATAAATCAGAACTAAGAAAAGAAAAAGTGGATTTAAATAAAGGTGAGCCTTTCAGTATTGCTTTATTTGGCGTAGATTCAGATGCAGAACGTAAAAGCGCTAACGGCGGTGAACGATCAGATTCAATTATGGTTCTATCTATTAATCCAGATAAGAAAAAAACTGAAATTGTGAGTATACCACGTGATACACAAGCAGAAATTGTAGGACGCGGTACGACTGAAAAGATTAACCATGCATATGCTTATGGTGGTCCGAATATGGCCGTTAAATCTTTAGAAAAATTAATGGATGTACCGATTGATCATTACGCTACGATTGATATGGATGGAATGCATGGCATGGTAGATGCACTAGGTGGTGTCGATGTTGTCAGCAATTCAACATTCAGTACAGATGGCTATAACTTTGTAAAAGGCGAAAAGTCTCATTTAGACGGAGATAAAGCACTTGCGTTCATTCGTTCACGTAAAGAAGAAGGTGCTGGCGGAGATTTCGGCCGACAAGAGCGTCAACAACTCGTGTTACAAGGCATTGCTAATGAGCTGACAAGTGTTAAATCTATTACAAACTTTAATAGTGTTACAAACGAAATTGAAAAGAACGTTAAAACTGATTTAACTTTAGGAGAATTAAATACAATTCGTTCTAAATATAAAAATGCCAATGATAATGTAAGACGTCATCAATTACAAGGTAACGGCGGTATTCAAGATGATGGACTATACTACTTTGTTCCTGACGAGTCTTCTTTAGAAAATATGACGGAGTTATTAAAATCCAATTTAGATTTATAA
- the fdhF gene encoding formate dehydrogenase subunit alpha: protein MQEHLVITLDGKDYLVEPGTNLLAFIKSQETFVPSICYNESLGPIQTCDTCAVEIDGKIERACGTTIDRPMVVNTTNSDVKASQKEALDRILEKHILYCTVCDYNNGDCDIHNTMDEWGIEEQSYEYKPKPYEKDFGPFYRYDPNQCILCGRCVEVCQDVQVNETLSIDWEREQPRVIWDNDVSINESSCVNCGQCATVCPCNAMMENKMVGNAGYMTDIEPGTLADMIELTKEAEPGYGLLMGVSNGESAMRNEYMSKTKTVCTYCGVGCTFDVWTKGREILKVQPQHDSPANRVSTCIKGKFGWDFVNSEERLTRPLVRKGDEFVEVEWDEALNVISENFRRIKEEKGADALSFIASSKGTIEESYLMQKLARQVIGTNNVDNCSRYCQAPATKGLFRTVGHGGDSGSSDDLMHSDMVVLVGTNTAEAHPVIASKIKRGHKLYGNKLVVFDIRRHEMAERADFFYQPKPGTDLAWMSAVTKYIIDNDMHDKAFIDEWVDYFDDYYKSLAPFTMEFAEETTGIPKEDLIEFAHNVVAAEGVSICWAMGVTQQDIGSDTSTAISNLLLVTGNYRKPGCGAYPLRGHNNVQGCSDAGSMPDKFPGYQGVEDDEVRAKFEKAYGVELPPKAGRDNHQMMEGIHNDEISAMYIYGEDTGIVDANINFVQAALEKVDFLVVQDAFLTQTARFANVVLPASPSLEKEGTFANTERRIQRLYQVMEPLGESKPDWQIMQMIANKMGFDWNYSHPSEIMDEMASLTPTFAGVTYERLEGFKSLQWPVAPDGTDEPILYLGGFNFPNKRAKLYPLTFDNFFKQDEEYDLHVNNGRLLEHFHEGNMTYHVPGIKYKVPNVYVEISPELAERRGVHEGGEVKLISSTGEVKLMVHVTDRVKGNEIYIPLNNDAEQDGTLGAVNMLTNSDVDKDTDTPSYKRTSCRMEVITRRGRSPLNPANFRVDTERNPQYSVQVQKKWARPDYVFPGNQVRNDG from the coding sequence ATGCAAGAACATCTTGTCATCACTTTAGATGGAAAAGACTATCTTGTGGAACCAGGAACAAATCTTCTTGCCTTCATTAAGTCGCAAGAAACATTTGTACCGTCAATCTGTTATAACGAGTCATTAGGTCCGATTCAAACTTGTGATACGTGTGCAGTAGAAATTGACGGAAAAATCGAGCGCGCATGCGGTACGACAATTGATCGTCCGATGGTTGTCAACACAACAAACAGCGATGTAAAAGCAAGTCAAAAAGAAGCTTTAGACCGCATCTTAGAAAAACATATTCTGTATTGTACAGTTTGTGACTATAACAATGGCGATTGCGACATTCATAACACAATGGATGAATGGGGTATCGAGGAGCAATCATACGAATATAAACCGAAGCCATATGAAAAAGACTTTGGTCCATTTTATCGTTATGACCCTAACCAATGTATCCTTTGCGGACGTTGTGTAGAAGTATGTCAAGACGTTCAAGTTAATGAAACTTTATCTATTGACTGGGAACGTGAACAACCAAGAGTTATTTGGGATAATGATGTATCAATCAACGAATCATCATGTGTTAACTGTGGTCAATGTGCAACTGTTTGTCCATGTAACGCAATGATGGAAAATAAAATGGTTGGTAATGCTGGTTATATGACTGACATTGAACCAGGTACTTTAGCAGACATGATTGAATTGACTAAAGAAGCAGAACCAGGTTACGGCTTATTAATGGGCGTATCAAATGGCGAATCTGCTATGCGTAACGAATATATGTCTAAAACGAAAACAGTATGTACATACTGTGGTGTGGGATGTACTTTTGATGTTTGGACTAAAGGTCGTGAAATCCTTAAAGTTCAACCTCAACATGATTCACCTGCGAACCGCGTTTCAACTTGTATTAAAGGTAAATTCGGTTGGGACTTCGTCAACTCTGAAGAGCGTCTAACAAGACCGCTTGTTCGTAAAGGTGACGAGTTCGTAGAAGTAGAATGGGATGAAGCATTAAATGTTATCAGCGAAAACTTCCGTCGTATCAAAGAGGAAAAAGGCGCAGATGCATTATCATTCATCGCTTCTTCTAAAGGTACTATTGAAGAATCATATTTAATGCAAAAACTTGCAAGACAAGTAATTGGTACTAACAACGTGGATAACTGTTCACGTTATTGCCAAGCACCAGCTACAAAAGGTTTATTCAGAACTGTTGGTCACGGCGGTGACTCAGGTTCAAGTGATGACCTTATGCATTCAGACATGGTTGTCTTGGTTGGTACTAACACAGCTGAAGCGCATCCAGTTATCGCTTCTAAAATTAAACGCGGACACAAATTATACGGTAATAAACTTGTAGTATTTGATATCCGTCGTCACGAAATGGCAGAACGTGCTGACTTCTTCTATCAACCTAAACCAGGTACTGACTTAGCATGGATGTCAGCAGTAACTAAATACATCATTGATAATGATATGCATGATAAAGCATTTATTGATGAATGGGTTGACTATTTCGATGATTACTATAAATCATTAGCACCATTCACTATGGAATTTGCTGAAGAAACAACTGGTATTCCAAAAGAAGATCTTATTGAATTTGCACATAACGTTGTTGCAGCAGAAGGCGTAAGTATCTGTTGGGCAATGGGTGTTACTCAACAAGACATCGGTAGTGATACTAGTACAGCAATCTCTAACTTATTGCTTGTTACAGGTAACTATAGAAAACCTGGTTGCGGTGCTTATCCATTACGTGGACACAACAACGTACAAGGTTGTAGTGATGCTGGTAGTATGCCAGATAAATTCCCTGGTTACCAAGGTGTCGAAGATGACGAAGTTCGTGCGAAATTCGAAAAAGCTTACGGCGTAGAATTACCACCGAAAGCAGGTCGTGACAACCATCAAATGATGGAAGGTATTCATAACGATGAAATTTCTGCAATGTACATTTACGGTGAAGATACTGGTATCGTAGATGCTAACATCAACTTCGTACAAGCAGCTTTAGAAAAAGTTGACTTCTTAGTTGTACAAGATGCATTCTTAACACAAACAGCACGCTTTGCGAACGTTGTATTACCTGCAAGTCCTTCACTTGAAAAAGAAGGTACATTTGCAAATACTGAACGTCGTATCCAACGCTTGTATCAAGTTATGGAACCACTTGGCGAATCAAAACCTGACTGGCAAATCATGCAAATGATTGCTAACAAAATGGGCTTTGACTGGAATTATTCACATCCAAGCGAAATCATGGATGAAATGGCAAGCTTAACACCAACATTTGCTGGTGTAACTTATGAACGCCTAGAAGGTTTCAAATCATTACAATGGCCGGTTGCTCCAGATGGTACAGATGAACCAATCTTGTACCTTGGCGGATTCAACTTCCCTAATAAACGTGCGAAATTATATCCATTGACATTCGATAACTTCTTCAAACAAGACGAAGAATATGACTTGCATGTTAACAATGGTCGTTTATTAGAACACTTCCATGAAGGTAACATGACATACCACGTTCCTGGTATTAAATACAAAGTACCTAACGTATATGTGGAAATTTCTCCAGAACTTGCTGAACGTCGTGGCGTTCATGAAGGCGGAGAAGTTAAATTGATTTCATCTACAGGTGAAGTTAAATTAATGGTTCACGTAACAGACCGTGTTAAAGGTAATGAAATCTATATTCCGTTGAACAATGATGCGGAACAAGATGGTACATTAGGCGCAGTCAACATGTTGACTAACAGTGATGTTGATAAAGATACAGATACACCATCATATAAACGTACATCTTGTCGTATGGAAGTAATTACACGCCGAGGCAGATCACCATTGAACCCTGCTAACTTCCGTGTAGATACTGAACGTAATCCGCAATACAGTGTACAAGTTCAGAAAAAATGGGCACGTCCAGACTACGTATTCCCAGGAAATCAGGTGAGAAACGATGGCTGA
- a CDS encoding DUF1641 domain-containing protein produces the protein MAENIRKIKRMEIPPEKQKADDIAEVTDAIAENKDVIIKAIRLMKVLDDAKILDASIGAVESRGFITGKFTKELRKEQYTGVLNNLAPLVFMIGKLNVPNLQDMLEKVNKGLENANQASPNQRTTVGSLVGLLKDEDANKSITYFLNILKGMSREE, from the coding sequence ATGGCTGAAAACATTAGAAAAATTAAACGAATGGAAATCCCGCCGGAAAAGCAAAAAGCAGATGATATTGCAGAAGTAACAGATGCGATTGCAGAAAACAAAGACGTGATTATCAAAGCAATCCGTTTAATGAAAGTACTTGATGATGCTAAGATTTTAGATGCTTCTATCGGTGCAGTAGAAAGCCGCGGATTCATTACTGGTAAATTTACGAAAGAGTTAAGAAAAGAACAATATACAGGTGTATTGAACAACTTAGCTCCATTAGTATTTATGATAGGTAAATTAAATGTACCTAACTTACAAGATATGCTTGAAAAAGTAAATAAAGGTTTGGAAAATGCAAATCAAGCAAGCCCGAACCAACGTACAACAGTCGGCAGCTTAGTCGGTTTATTGAAAGACGAAGATGCGAACAAAAGTATTACTTATTTCTTAAATATCTTAAAAGGTATGTCACGCGAAGAATAA
- a CDS encoding N-acetylglucosaminidase, with product MSRTFKRRFLIILISVIVAIFAILMIINETNLFKHDQTHTFDDAVKLQTGEGMLNTKEDNGRFINASKEDVKNAMTVKKQNHNINYMDISEKVPMDEKEVNKILKDKGIFEKQGEAFLKAQDKYDVNVIYLISHALVETGNGQSDLAKGIPYKGKRYYNFFGIGAFDEDAMKHGHSYAKQQKWTSPDKAILGGASFVRKEYFDKEQLTLYQMRWNPKNPGQHQYASDIDWDSKIARAMDHYYEKYGIKKDHIRKNYYK from the coding sequence ATGAGCCGTACATTTAAGAGAAGGTTTTTAATCATTTTAATCAGCGTTATTGTAGCGATATTTGCGATTCTAATGATTATCAATGAAACTAATTTATTTAAACATGATCAAACACATACTTTTGATGATGCTGTGAAATTACAGACAGGCGAAGGTATGTTGAATACTAAAGAAGACAATGGTCGTTTCATCAATGCATCTAAAGAAGATGTAAAAAATGCAATGACGGTTAAAAAACAAAATCACAATATCAACTATATGGATATCTCTGAGAAAGTGCCGATGGATGAAAAAGAAGTTAATAAAATTTTGAAAGACAAAGGTATTTTCGAAAAACAAGGTGAGGCTTTTTTAAAGGCGCAAGATAAATATGATGTTAATGTGATTTATTTAATTAGTCATGCTTTAGTTGAAACAGGCAATGGACAATCTGATTTAGCAAAAGGCATTCCGTATAAAGGTAAACGTTATTATAATTTCTTCGGTATCGGAGCGTTTGACGAAGATGCCATGAAACATGGTCATAGCTATGCGAAGCAACAAAAATGGACTTCACCTGATAAAGCGATATTAGGAGGGGCTTCTTTTGTCAGAAAGGAGTATTTTGATAAAGAACAATTAACACTTTATCAAATGCGTTGGAATCCTAAAAATCCAGGTCAGCATCAATATGCGAGTGATATCGATTGGGATAGTAAAATAGCAAGAGCAATGGATCATTATTATGAGAAGTACGGTATTAAAAAAGACCACATTCGTAAAAATTATTATAAGTAA
- a CDS encoding FAD-dependent monooxygenase: protein MKIAIVGGGIGGLTAAALLHENDNEIHVFEQHNKIEEVGAGIGIGGNVIDKLGNHDLAKGIKNAGQVINELEFLDDHGKVLNKAYLKKGTINLTLPRQTLIDIIKSYVPEAAIHTNHKIIRIEQNSSKVTLTEENGAQSDFDLCIGADGLHSIIRQELDPKSTVNYQGYTVFRGMVEDIRLSDPNTAKEFWGPKGRVGIVPMLDNKAYWFISVNAKQGDPKFNDFTKPYIQAYYNHYPNEVRRIFDQTSETGILHHDIYDLTPLKAFVYGRTVLLGDAAHATTPNLGQGAGQAMEDAIVLANCLKAYDFREALDRYDQLRVKHTAKVIKKSRKIGKQAQLANGLLVGLRNTLMKRLPSKLISSQVKFIYKTKEK from the coding sequence ATGAAAATAGCAATCGTAGGTGGCGGCATCGGCGGTTTAACAGCTGCTGCACTGTTACATGAAAATGATAATGAAATACATGTATTTGAACAGCATAATAAAATTGAAGAAGTCGGCGCTGGTATCGGTATAGGCGGTAATGTGATAGATAAACTTGGAAACCATGACTTGGCTAAAGGCATTAAAAATGCAGGACAAGTAATTAATGAACTGGAATTTTTAGATGACCATGGAAAAGTTTTGAATAAAGCGTATCTGAAAAAAGGTACTATCAATTTGACATTACCGCGTCAGACATTAATTGACATTATTAAATCCTATGTACCAGAAGCGGCTATTCACACAAATCACAAAATCATCCGTATTGAACAAAATAGTTCTAAAGTTACTTTGACAGAAGAAAATGGAGCGCAGTCAGATTTTGATTTATGTATAGGCGCAGACGGACTCCATTCCATCATTCGGCAAGAGCTTGATCCTAAATCAACTGTGAATTATCAAGGTTATACAGTATTTAGAGGTATGGTAGAAGATATACGATTATCAGATCCGAATACGGCAAAAGAATTTTGGGGACCAAAAGGCCGTGTCGGTATTGTTCCGATGTTAGATAACAAAGCGTATTGGTTTATATCAGTGAACGCAAAACAGGGTGATCCAAAGTTCAATGATTTTACTAAACCATATATTCAAGCATATTATAATCATTATCCAAATGAAGTACGTCGCATATTTGATCAAACAAGCGAAACAGGAATCTTACATCACGACATTTATGATTTAACGCCATTAAAAGCTTTTGTATATGGTCGTACTGTATTATTAGGAGATGCAGCACATGCGACAACGCCTAATCTGGGACAGGGTGCAGGTCAAGCAATGGAAGATGCAATCGTGTTGGCAAATTGCTTAAAAGCATATGATTTCAGAGAAGCATTAGATCGATATGACCAATTGCGTGTTAAACATACAGCGAAAGTGATTAAAAAGTCTAGAAAAATCGGCAAACAAGCACAATTAGCTAATGGTTTATTAGTTGGACTACGAAATACATTAATGAAGCGATTACCTTCAAAACTTATCAGTAGTCAAGTGAAGTTTATTTATAAAACTAAAGAAAAATAA
- a CDS encoding NAD(P)-dependent oxidoreductase, whose translation MAKVFIAGPIPQIGLDILEKHQIEIDMYDGPGVVDQDTLKERVKDADALISILSTNVDIDTAKEKGIYVTNTPDVSTRSTAELTFTLVLAVARRIPEGDQLSRTKGFDGWAPLFFRGREVSGKVIGIVGLGAIGSAVAKRAKAFDMDVLYTGPHRKEEKERELGVKYVDLDTMLEKADFITINAAYKPELHHMFDTEQFKKMKDTAYLVNAARGPIVNEQALADALKNKDIEGAALDVYEFEPKINDDLKSLDNVVITPHIGNATFEARDAMAKIVADNTVDVIKEDKAPKYIVNGVEK comes from the coding sequence ATGGCAAAGGTATTTATCGCAGGTCCTATCCCCCAAATCGGATTGGACATCTTAGAAAAGCATCAAATCGAAATTGATATGTATGACGGTCCTGGAGTAGTGGATCAAGATACATTAAAAGAACGTGTTAAAGATGCCGACGCTTTAATTAGCATCCTTTCTACTAATGTAGATATTGATACTGCCAAAGAAAAAGGTATTTATGTTACAAATACACCAGATGTTTCAACACGTTCAACAGCTGAACTTACATTCACACTTGTACTTGCAGTTGCACGTCGCATCCCAGAAGGTGATCAATTGTCTCGTACGAAAGGCTTCGATGGTTGGGCACCATTATTCTTTAGAGGCCGTGAAGTTTCAGGCAAAGTCATCGGTATTGTTGGATTAGGCGCTATCGGTTCTGCAGTAGCAAAACGTGCCAAAGCGTTTGATATGGATGTTTTATATACTGGTCCTCATCGTAAGGAAGAAAAAGAACGCGAACTAGGTGTTAAATATGTAGACTTAGATACGATGTTGGAAAAAGCAGATTTTATTACTATTAATGCTGCTTATAAACCAGAATTACATCACATGTTTGATACTGAGCAATTCAAGAAAATGAAAGATACAGCTTATCTTGTCAATGCGGCTAGAGGTCCGATTGTTAATGAACAAGCACTTGCAGATGCATTAAAAAATAAAGATATCGAAGGTGCAGCACTCGATGTTTATGAATTTGAACCTAAAATCAATGATGATTTGAAATCATTAGATAACGTAGTTATAACACCGCATATCGGAAATGCTACTTTTGAAGCACGCGACGCAATGGCTAAAATTGTTGCTGATAATACTGTAGATGTCATTAAAGAAGATAAAGCTCCAAAATATATTGTTAATGGCGTTGAAAAATAA